Genomic segment of Drosophila ananassae strain 14024-0371.13 chromosome 2L, ASM1763931v2, whole genome shotgun sequence:
CTCCGATCGCTCTTTCGAGGACAGCATCGCCCTGATCAAGCAGATCACCCGTCGCGGTGGTATTGTGGACTTCAACACCCGTCACGAGTCGCCCGCTTCCGTAAGCACCCAGCGCAACACCCTGGAAGTCGATGAACTCCACTCCCTGGCTTTGGCTCTGGATAATGAGAAGCAGCTGGCCGCTGGAGCCACCCATGTTCACACCCGTGCCACCCACGCCACCGAGCGCGACCCCGAGCTGGCCCACTACATCGAGGAGAACTTCCTGGGCAAGCAGGCCGAGACTGTGCGCAAGCTGTCCGGCTATGCCAACGACCTGGCTAAGCTCATGAAGGTGCCGGACCCATCTCTCTCCGTCTACCTGTTCGACGAGTACCTGCAGAAGCAGTAAGACGTTGGAGATTCTCCTCCCTTCAACACATTATCTTCCTTTCCCTCAAAATTGCTCTCATCATCCCGAAGATAACGTTTAAATTTGATTTGTTTCCTTGGTTTGTTCACCAATAAATCgcagtgcagcagcagcattatcaaagcaatatttgaatgATTTATACATACAATCTTACCCAACATTCACCTTGATTTACCAGCACGCCAGCACACACGAGATTGTGATAATGTTATCATTATTAAGTTAGCAAGTTCGCCCCAACAAATGTATCTTTAGCCATGTATGTTACCGCGTGAACAAATAAACACAACAAAGTAACTAAATATCAACTTAGAAAA
This window contains:
- the LOC6501601 gene encoding ferritin heavy chain; this translates as MKLFIAIALVASLGSLALAKEEEYCQNSVLTACSSSTFSANSICNARFAGIDHVEPEVQAYINSQLTKSYDYLLLATHFNSYQKNRPGFQKLYQGLSDRSFEDSIALIKQITRRGGIVDFNTRHESPASVSTQRNTLEVDELHSLALALDNEKQLAAGATHVHTRATHATERDPELAHYIEENFLGKQAETVRKLSGYANDLAKLMKVPDPSLSVYLFDEYLQKQ